The Sesamum indicum cultivar Zhongzhi No. 13 linkage group LG6, S_indicum_v1.0, whole genome shotgun sequence genome has a segment encoding these proteins:
- the LOC105164803 gene encoding uncharacterized protein LOC105164803, producing MSNNLVSQYPISDRHVVQMEHQSNSLDLPVSEMHMKMSSNPESHQFYVSTEEMDLGDPISSNPGFNVLSSNSMSHNESSGGTMGLNWMSDQVGHEDSCMLTTMAGEKLSFPIKRKAEMVPVLNNSISQQSLMPNKRPAQMGADVSTLGFLQTPAPQRKKTPAQDRLASPGVQAQPSVNKKMARNESISGKSGLQRVQTTKKQTAQIESASKVRPESSEAVRSKMRESLAAALALASQNQDNISNTEKKQSDSVITHQTIDLLAPHSNSTIGVEVPASGPKDLSSSKELTAPGNTHDCQGFFSSELSSNASGGNDGHAFQEFQYSTVLPDEDISFGDNFFVKDDLLQGNGLSWAFDFDVQMREVKEVQPGENSKSVKEENQGHGGELAILTPEKLAFKIEAELFKLYGGVNKKYREKGRSLLFNLKDRNNPDLRERVMSGEILPERLCSMSAEDLASKELSEWRTAKAEQLAQLVVLPDTEVDIRRLVRKTHKGEYQVEVEHDDGIAAEVSGGTSMFIQPQRKKEIEPHSPSQGSLKDKVRVSGQDSHSEDKDFSGSLVIPTDGADLMQGMMVDELKDAEFLPPIVSLDEFMESLNSEPPFENLSSDAKNPLSHKENPKPVSNMEAANGTSHSPKDASSRKAGVVKKHEIDVKITSSCGSPVKQKVLPSSVSKVEYIWDGILQLNISSSVTVGGLFQSGEKTSMKEWPSSLEIKGRVRLDAFEKFLQDLPMSRTRAVMVLHFVLRDKSSEVESRELSEAIDSYTADERLGYAEPGPGMELYLCPPILRITDILNKHVAKDHPETHNTIENGLIGVVVWRRAHISNTISPNSSSHHKHSSKKHPFSAPKRAQHSSNVNASTPTRTTPPVSTKSLPQAEEDDDIPPGFGPLAAARGAKDDDDLPEFSFSGNINPSVPRISPQNLHHGAKLTHRPVDQVRELIKKYGQSGTSSTSRSLVDDRNLGIEPWNDDDDDDDIPEWRPQAQHQPQHQPYQVAHGHRPPVHLPPGGHPMAPVATQQPPSGLGQLPPGGRWVQPPGPLHGARWRQH from the exons ATGTCCAACAATCTGGTTTCCCAGTACCCAATCTCAGATAGGCATGTGGTTCAGATGGAGCATCAGTCAAATTCTCTGGACTTGCCAGTATCTGAGATGCATATGAAAATGTCAAGCAACCCTGAATCACATCAATTCTATGTGTCAACAGAGGAAATGGATTTGGGAGATCCAATATCTAGTAATCCTGGGTTCAATGTGCTGTCAAGCAACAGCATGAGTCATAATGAATCTTCAGGTGGTACAATGGGCTTGAACTGGATGTCGGACCAAGTAGGTCATGAAGATTCATGTATGCTGACCACTATGGCTGGGGAAAAGTTATCATTCCCAATTAAGCGGAAGGCTGAGATGGTACCTGTGTTGAACAACTCTATTTCTCAGCAGTCACTGATGCCTAACAAGCGGCCAGCACAAATGGGAGCTGATGTTAGTACACTTGGGTTTCTTCAAACACCAGCAcctcaaaggaaaaaaacgCCAGCACAGGACAGATTGGCTTCTCCAGGTGTGCAGGCTCAACCTTCggtaaacaagaaaatggcgCGGAATGAATCCATCTCTGGTAAATCTGGCTTACAGCGGGTGCAGACCACTAAAAAACAAACTGCTCAAATTGAGTCAGCGTCCAAGGTTCGCCCTGAGTCGTCAGAAGCTGTAAGGTCCAAAATGAGGGAGTCACTAGCTGCTGCATTGGCTTTGGCATCTCAGAACCAAGACAATATTTCAAATACTGAGAAAAAGCAGAGTGATTCTGTTATCACTCATCAGACCATTGATTTGCTGGCTCCTCATTCCAATTCAACTATTGGTGTTGAAGTGCCCGCCTCTGGTCCTAAGGATCTGTCTTCTTCAAAAGAACTGACAGCACCTGGCAACACCCATGATTGTCAgggttttttttcttctgagCTATCTTCTAATGCAAGTGGTGGGAATGATGGACACGCTTTCCAGGAGTTCCAGTATAGTACTGTTTTGCCTGATGAGGATATTTCATTTGGTGATAATTTCTTTGTTAAAGATGATCTTTTGCAGGGAAATGGGCTCTCTTGGGCATTTGATTTTGATGTACAGATGAGGGAGGTGAAGGAAGTTCAACCTGGAGAAAATTCTAAGTCTGTGAAAGAGGAAAATCAGGGACATGGTGGAGAGCTTGCGATTTTGACTCCAGAGAAGTTGGCTTTCAAAATTGAAGCTGAACTTTTTAAACTATATGGTGGTGTGAACAAGAAGTACAGGGAGAAGGGTAGGTCTCTTTTGTTCAACCTTAAAGACCGTAACAATCCGGACCTGAGAGAAAGAGTCATGTCTGGTGAGATATTGCCTGAAAGGTTGTGTTCAATGTCAGCCGAAGACCTTGCTTCCAAAGAATTATCAGAATGGCGCACGGCCAAAGCAGAACAGTTAGCGCAATTGGTGGTTTTACCTGATACTGAAGTTGATATAAGGCGTTTGGTTAGGAAAACACATAAGGGTGAGTATCAAGTAGAAGTTGAGCATGATGATGGCATTGCTGCGGAGGTTTCTGGTGGGACTTCTATGTTTATACAACCTCAACGGAAGAAAGAGATTGAACCTCATTCCCCTTCTCAGGGGAGTCTTAAAGATAAGGTGAGAGTCTCGGGTCAAGATAGTCATTCCGAAGACAAGGATTTTTCTGGTAGCCTGGTTATTCCGACTGATGGGGCAGATCTGATGCAAGGAATGATGGTCGATGAATTGAAGGATGCGGAGTTTCTGCCTCCAATTGTCTCATTGGATGAATTTATGGAGTCCCTTAATTCTGAACCTCCGTTTGAGAATCTATCATCTGATGCAAAGAACCCTTTATCGCACAAAGAAAACCCAAAACCTGTTAGCAACATGGAGGCTGCTAATGGGACTTCTCATTCTCCCAAAGATGCTTCCTCCAGAAAGGCTGGTGTCGTCAAGAAACATGaaattgatgtaaaaattaCATCATCCTGTGGGAGTCCTGTGAAACAGAAAGTTCTTCCTAGTAGTGTATCAAAGGTTGAATATATCTGGGACGGTATCCTTCAGCTGAATATATCATCCTCAGTGACTGTTGGTGGTTTGTTTCAAAG TGGTGAGAAGACATCAATGAAGGAGTGGCCCAGCTCTCTTGAAATCAAAGGAAGAGTTAGACTTGatgcatttgaaaaatttcttcAAGACCTCCCTATGTCTCGAACTCGAGCAGTTATG GTTCTCCACTTTGTTTTGAGGGACAAATCATCGGAGGTCGAGAGTCGTGAGCTTTCTGAG GCTATTGACTCTTACACTGCGGACGAGAGATTGGGATATGCCGAGCCAGGCCCTGGCATGGAACTCTATCTGTGCCCTCCTATCCTCAGAATCACCGATATATTAAACAAGCATGTAGCCAAGGACCATCCTGAGACCCACAACACTATCGAAAATGGACTAATTGGTGTAGTTGTATGGAGAAGAGCTCATATAAgcaacacaatatcacctaaCTCATCATCACACCACAAACACAGCTCCAAAAAGCACCCCTTTTCTGCACCTAAAAGGGCTCAACATTCATCAAATGTTAATGCTAGTACCCCAACTAGGACTACCCCTCCTGTTTCAACTAAGTCACTGCCACAAGCTGAAGAGGACGATGATATCCCACCTGGTTTTGGCCCTCTGGCTGCTGCCCGTGGAGCAAAAGACGATGATGACTTACCTGAGTTCAGTTTTTCTGGCAACATAAACCCATCTGTGCCAAGGATTTCACCACAGAACTTGCATCATGGCGCGAAATTGACTCACCGCCCAGTAGATCAAGTGAGAGAACTTATTAAAAAGTATGGGCAAAGTGGGACTAGTTCGACAAGTAGGAGTTTGGTAGATGATAGGAATCTTGGCATTGAACCTTGGAACGATGACGACGACGATGATGACATTCCAGAATGGCGGCCTCAAGCCCAACATCAACCGCAGCACCAGCCATATCAGGTGGCCCATGGCCATCGGCCACCAGTGCACTTGCCTCCTGGCGGTCACCCTATGGCTCCCGTGGCAACCCAGCAGCCACCGAGTGGGCTCGGGCAGTTGCCTCCTGGTGGTAGATGGGTGCAGCCTCCTGGTCCCCTACATGGTGCGAGGTGGAGACAGCACTAA
- the LOC105164804 gene encoding E3 ubiquitin-protein ligase At1g63170, protein MAFPILGLHRKSQTNKVPLLMERVDNRSDNEHVIDITSSSDASSSSLSYDRPSTGLEQQWSEDQPSTSSRVPVYQPQLFTAGGSNSRNSSLIRRGNSRGRQRSPLNSGLWISVELVLTVSQIIAAIVVLSLSKHEKPRAPLRAWVVGYASGCLAILPLLYWRFKHRNQGSEQDSSQHRQDSSPANISAVPLTRRAMEAEDRWTTGTATRGTQSNGLPNPRLKVLIEYFKMALDCFFAVWFVVGNVWIFGGHSSSNEAPNLYRLCIVFLTFSCIGYAMPFILCATICCCLPCIISVLGFREDLSQNRGATQDSINSLPTYKFKVKKNKSGSDKDNSSSAGEGGIVAAGTEKERAISGEDAVCCICLAKYVHNDELREMPCSHFFHKDCVDKWLKINATCPLCKAEVGETMLSSLTEATASLRNGTLL, encoded by the exons ATGGCTTTTCCCATACTGGGACTTCATCGTAAAAGTCAAACAAACAAAGTCCCTTTGTTAATGGAGCGGGTTGACAATCGTAGTGATAATGAACATGTTATTGACATTACAAGTAGCAGCGATGCTTCTTCTTCTAGTTTGTCTTATGATAGACCGTCCACTGGCCTGGAGCAGCAATGGAGTGAAGATCAGCCATCTACTAGCTCAAGGGTTCCCGTTTATCAGCCTCAACTTTTTACTGCTGGTGGGTCAAACTCAAGGAATTCTTCACTAATTCGCAGAGGAAATAGTCGAGGCCGCCAAAGAAGTCCACTGAATTCTGGTTTATGGATATCTGTCGAGCTAGTTTTGACAGTTAGCCAAATCATTGCAGCTATTGTTGTCTTGTCTTTGTCGAAACACGAGAAGCCACGTGCTCCTTTGAGAGCATGGGTTGTGGGCTATGCATCTGGTTGTTTGGCAATTCTCCCCCTTCTATATTGGCGTTTTAAGCATCGAAATCAGGGTTCTGAACAGGATTCATCTCAGCACCGTCAAGATTCTTCCCCAGCCAATATTTCTGCTGTTCCTTTGACTAGGAGGGCCATGGAAGCAGAAGACCGCTGGACAACTGGTACAGCAACTAGAGGCACACAAAGCAATGGATTACCAAATCCAAG GCTAAAGGTACTTATTGAATACTTCAAGATGGCTTTGGATTGCTTCTTTGCTGTTTGGTTTGTGGTTGGTAATGTGTGGATTTTTGGAGGGCACTCGTCCTCTAATGAAGCTCCCAACTTATACAG GTTGTGTATAGTATTTCTCACCTTCAGCTGTATTGGGTATGCAATGCCATTTATTCTGTGCGCGACAATCTGCTGCTGCCTCCCTTGCATAATCTCAGTCCTAGGCTTCAGAGAAGATTTGTCTCAGAATAGAGGAGCTACTCAAGACTCAATTAATTCTTTGccaacttataaatttaaagtgaagaaaaataagagtGGTAGTGATAAGGACAATAGTTCAAGTGCAGGTGAAGGTGGTATTGTGGCAGCTGGAACAGAGAAGGAGCGTGCCATATCAGGAGAGGATGCA GTTTGCTGTATTTGCTTAGCAAAGTACGTGCACAATGATGAACTCAGGGAGATGCCTTGCTCTCATTTCTTTCACAAGGACTGTGTCGATAAATGGCTGAAGATCAACGCGACGTGTCCACTCTGTAAAGCTGAGGTTGGTGAGACAATGCTGAGTTCCCTGACTGAAGCAACTGCCAGCCTACGAAATGGCACCTTGTTATAA
- the LOC105164801 gene encoding expansin-like B1 codes for MMAHLWLFFNLFIATFLSLEILGNAATCRDCFIHSRAAHYPNSDDNGTEIGRCGYGTFGATLNAGDVSAASDLYRDGVGCGACYQVRCTNSNYCSDKGVTAVITDHGSSDRTDFILSRRAFGRMAQNQDAAASLLALGIVDIEYRRVPCSYPNKNITIKIDENSNYPHYLAFVIWYQEGSKDITAVQLCETKNYICKLLDRSYGAVWTTTSPPIGPLSVRMLFSDENGEETWVVPVKDIPDNWKPGETYDSGVQVTD; via the exons ATGATGGCTCATCTCTGGCTTTTCTTTAATCTTTTCATAGCAACTTTTCTCAGCTTGGAAATCCTTGGAAATGCAGCCACATGCAGGGATTGTTTCATCCATTCGAGGGCTGCTCATTACCCGAATTCTGATGATAATGGAACAGAAA TTGGACGCTGTGGCTATGGTACATTCGGTGCAACACTTAACGCTGGAGATGTATCTGCTGCATCAGATCTGTATCGAGATGGAGTAGGGTGTGGTGCTTGCTACCAG GTCAGGTGCACCAACAGTAACTACTGTTCTGACAAAGGAGTTACTGCAGTCATAACTGACCATGGTTCCAGTGATCGCACTGACTTCATTCTGAGCAGGCGTGCTTTTGGTCGAATGGCTCAGAACCAAGATGCAGCTGCATCTCTATTAGCGCTTGGCATAGTAGATATTGAATACAGACG GGTTCCATGCAGCTATCCAAACAAAAACATTACCATAAAGATAGATGAAAACAGCAATTACCCCCATTATCTGGCTTTCGTGATTTGGTATCAAGAAGGCAGCAAGGATATAACTGCCGTGCAACTTTGTGAG acaaaaaattatatatgcaaACTACTAGATCGGAGTTATGGAGCAGTATGGACAACCACCTCACCGCCCATTGGACCTCTGTCAGTAAGAATGCTATTTAGTGATGAAAATGGAGAGGAGACTTGGGTAGTCCCAGTTAAGGACATACCTGACAACTGGAAACCTGGAGAGACATATGATTCTGGAGTACAAGTGACTGACTGA